AACAAGAATGTTGCAGAGACGTTGCACAATCCGAAGCAAATGGCGATTGCCGGAGCAGCAGTTGGTGTAGTTGTGGTCACCTTGTTGAATTCCACAGCAACGGTGATTCCCGAATCGATGCAACTCGTAGCGACGAAGGTACTGGTTCCAGCTGCGAACTGGTTGATCAACCCGATCATGCCAATTGTGTTCTGGATGGCGGCGATGGATGCAGGCAAACGGACAGGGATTTGGGGAACGGTCTTGGGCGGTTTGTCGCACTTGGTCATGGGAAATGCGGTACCTGGAATCGTCTTGGGTATTTTGATCGGTAAAGGCCTGGATGACAGTGGTTGGAACAAAATAACGAAATCCATGTTTATTGCAGTCATTCTTTTGTTTGTATTCAGTGGCTTCTTCCGCGGCTTTGATGTCGCGCTCTTGAAGAGTATGTACGTAGAAATTCCACAGTGGTTGATAGAGCTTCACGAAACATTCGGATCGGTGGTGAAAAAGTAATGGGTGAATTGCAGGCAAAAGGATTTTGGTATTCAGAATGGGCATTTCCCCTTTTTGTTGCGTGCTTGTCTTCAGGAATTTTTGCGGGTACTCATCTTTACTATGTGTATCATGTCGGTGCCTTTAACGATATCGCCATCGTTGCGATGCTGGAGGCGGGGATCAAGGGTGGCGGATACGGTGCGGCTGCTGCGTTTGGTGCGAGCTTTTTGTTCGCCCGCATTTTGGAGGGACCGCTGGTTGGGATTCTCGATATTGGCGGCTCGTTGCAAACAGGTATCGGGATTGGCGTTCCAGCGTTGATGCTGGGAGCAGGCTTTACTGCTCCATTGACTTCCTTTCCTTTGGCGCTGGCGACAGGTGCACTCTTGGGCTTCATCATTGGTACCGTGATTATTATGATTCGGAAGTACACAATCAACGCATCGAACTCCACCTTTGGTGCGGATGTCATGATGGGAGCCGGAAATGCAGCAGGTCGTTACTTAGGTCCATTGATTGTCATTTCTGCGATTATGGCCTCGATTCCAGTTGGACTCGGCGCAACAGCAGGAGCAGCGATTTTCTACTATTACAACAAACCGATTGCGGGTGGTGCGATTATTGGAGCTATGATCCTCGGAGCCATTTTCCCGATCCCGACACAATGAGGATAGAGAAAAGAGTATTCACAGGAAGGATGGGCAAACCATGGGAATCTATCAGCAGCTAGGGTTGAAGCAAGTCATTAATGCAAGCGGTAAGATGACGGCACTAGGTGCAAGTGCCGTCCATTCTTCTATCGCACAGGCCATGGGAGAAGCCGCCATGGATTATGTAGAAATCAGCGAGCTGATGATTGTAGCAGGTCGTCATATCGCAGAGGCGACCGGAGCAGAAGACGGTTGTCCTACCTCAGGAGCAGCTGCAGGCATTGCCATTAGTGTAGCGGCAGTCATAGCTGGTTGCCATCTGAGTTTGATCGAGCGGCTTCCTCTTTCCGAAGGGTTGAATAACAAGATCATCATCCAAAAAGGACACGCGGTGCATTTCGGTGCTTCCGTTCAACAGATGATTGCACTGGGCGGTGGGAAAGTCGTTGAGGTTGGTCATGCCAATCACGTAGAAGCAGACCATTTGCGAGAAGCCATTGATGATCAGACCGCAGCGCTGCTCTATGTCAAATCTCACCATGCGATTCAAAAAGGGATGCAGTCTCTAGACACGATGCTTCAACTCGGTAGGGAGTTTGGTATTCCTGTAATTGTGGACGCAGCTGCGGAGGAGGATCTGCGGCGTTATGTAGCGATGGGTGCCGATCTGGTCATCTACAGTGGCGGAAAAGCAATCGGCGGACCAACGTCTGGGTTTATCACAGGTCGTGCCGAACTAGTAGCCGCATGTCGCGCGCAATATAAAGGCGTCGGTCGTGCCATGAAGGTAGGAAAGGAAGCCATTGCGGGTTTACTTGCAGCGCTTGGACAGTACGACCCCGAAAAGCAAAATGTTCCCGAGCAGCGTAGGCGAGTAGAGTGGCTGGCAGGGGAACTGAACAGCTTGCCCGGTGTGAAAGCAGTGATCGCACAGGATGAGGCAGGCAGGGCGATCTATCGGGTGCAAGCTCATCTTGACGAACGAGTGACGGGAATGACGGCGCGGGAGCTTACACGCCAGCTGGAGCAAGGAAATCCAGCTATTTTTACCCGCAACCATTATGTGAATACGGGTATGATTGCCTTTGATCCACGACCGTTTCACGAAGGGCAAGAGCAGATCATCGCAGCGCGAATGAAGGAACTGCTGCAAAAACAAGGAGAAGGAGAATAACAAAAGTGGGCACACCGAAAATTCGTTTAAACGTTTTGGCAAGGGATGTAGAAAACGCAAAACAAATATGTTCCATAGCGGATGGCCGCGCTCTGATCGGGATCTTGGTCAAAGGATTTGCGTCCGTAGAAGCAGCAATTACCGCAGTTGAACAATATCAGCAAGCAGGTGTACCAGTGTCTGTAGGGCTGGGCACAGGTGATCCTACTCAATGGAAAAAAGTCGCTGAGGTCGCGGTGCAGACACAACCGGATCACGTCAATCAGGTATTTCCAGCAGCAGGCTATACGCTCGGGGGGCTTCAGGCAGTCGGCAACACACATACTATCGTGAATGCATTGATTGCTCCCGGTGGACAATCAGGAAAGGTTCAAGTCACCACGGGACCAATGAGCAATAAAGTGTCAGAATTGCTCTCTTGCGATGCAGCCGCCGCGATGTTAGCGGAGATTGGCGTACACTCAGTCAAATTTTATCCAGTCGACGGGCTAGAAAGGCTAAATGAAATCAAGGCCATGGCAGAAGCAGCCGTACGTTACGGGATTCCCGTTTTTGAGCCGACTGGCGGGATAGATGCAGCTTCGATTCGTCCGATTGTGGAGGTATGCCTCGCCGCAGGTGCAAAGCAGGTCATTCCGCACATTTATACATCGATCGTCGACAAGGAAACGGGATTGACTCGTTTGGATCAAGTAGAAGAACTGCTGACTGCTATAGAAGGCCTGTAGCGATATTACCAGAAAAGGATAGGAGTGAATCAGGTGAGAGAGAGACAGGTCATCGTCGGGTTGGCACAGGGATTACACGCGCGTCCGGCTACTTTGTTTGTGAAAGTGGCGGCTTCTTTTTCCAGTGAAATCGGATTGAACAAGGATGAGAAGAAGGTCAATGCTAAGAGTATTATCGGCGTCATGTCCCTTGCTGTTTCAAAAGGACAATCGGTCGTCTTAACAGCGGATGGTGCGGACGCGGAACAGGCGTTGGATGCGTTGGAGCGTGTTTTGGTAGGTGTGGAGTAAAGGGATGCGTGAATGCGTGTAAAAATAAAAAAAGGGATGTCTCCAGTGAAAAGTCAGGAGACATCCCTTTCTCAATCCTGTTCCGTTGAGTTGAATCCTTTCATGATTAACCATATAGCCAAAACCAATTGTTGAAAGGCTATTGGAATGTTCAACAACATGTAGCTTGCATCCAGACCGATGAAGCGAACCATAAAGAATAAGCTTGCCAATATGGACAATGTAGACCCAATAAGCCCCCAGACTGACAACCAACGTGGAACTAATTTTTTTTGGTAAAATATGTAGGTAAACAAGAACATAGCCAAAACAAATGCCAGTGTCGTTGCCACATGGTTGACCAAATCACGTCCTTCCCGTAACAATCCACCCAGGGTCTGAAAATACGATACATGCAAAGTTCCAACTTTTGCAAATTCATGGCTTACTGTCAATAGCAACAGAAGAGTGATTACACCAAGAATAATGAACACACCCGCAATGATGCCAAAAGCAACAGATCCAAGAGCGAAACCTTTATGATGCTTACTTAAAATCGGATACAACAAAATAGGAATACCAACATAGGCAACAATCATGAACAACTGGAAAAACGCCCCTAGTAGTACCTGGTTTTCATTTGTAGAAGCCTTGACAAGGTAGTCTGCTCCATCGATAACAGGAACAACACTTAATATACCTGTTACCAACCCGGCTATTAATAACACCCCAGTCATTACTGCTGCCCCTCTACCTGTATTTGTGCTCTTCCTCAACATAAATAGCCTCCTTCTCATACACTACCGTTGGCGGACCTTCTTCGGCATTTTTTATCGCGTATCAAGTGTAGGGGGTGAAGATGAGTATAGTTCAATGAGGCAGTCTATAACATGAATATTCAGTTGAGATCCATGATTTGCTCCATTTCTTTAAAAATGCTTCCAGGTAAAATCAATACTCAAATACCCAATCCGTTTCTCCTTGAAGGTCAGCGTTTCCTTCGTCGCCAATTCTGGTTTGCGAAAACAGACAAGGTCTTTGTGATATCCAAAAGCGCGACAGACTTCCGGTCGAACGTTATGAATGCCACACTGATCTTTTTGCATGTCGTAGAAGATACAAGTCCCAAACAGTCTCGGTTGATTTTTCAGATCCTCTCGGAGCTTAATTGGAAGCGCTTTCAATTTCTTGTTTATCATTTTATATTCCTTCTCTGTTATGGGAACAGGACCACAGCATAATCCTTTACAGCCTTGGCAAGGCAATGCTTCCATATAATCTACAACCTTTCGTCAGGGGATGTTTGCTAGAAAGAACAAAAAAGATGATCCTCGTTGACAGGAGATCATCTTAAGAACTACCACATTCAATTGTGTTGGTTATTCAAAAATTCGGTAAGAAGAGAATACTGTCCTTTTATTATAACACATGTAGGAAGATTTTGACGAATGCTTTCGAAAGAATGGCGTGTTGATCGTTGCATAAAAAAAGGAGAAGCGCTCACGGTAAGCGCTTCTGCCCTCATGTGTGTTTGATCAGAATGAGTTCTTCTACGTCTTCACCTCGTGCTTCCGAAAATGCCCGATCGACACCGAAAGACTGAAAACCGTTTTTTTCTAACACACGAATGGATGCGATGTTGTCATGGGCGACACGCGCATATACAGGACGTGTTCGGATTTCCTCTAAAAAGAGAGTAAGTGCATTTGTCGCGATTCCTTTGCCCCAAAAGCTTTTGTCAATCCAGTATCCAATCGTAGGCAAGCCAAACAGCTCAAAGCACAAAACATTACCGACAATCTGCCCATTCATGACAATGGCTCTTTTCACAATCGAATCATTGTTCAAAATTCTTGTCCAATGAGCGGTGAATCCGTCTCTATCTTCAGGGTCCTTGACAGTAAAGGCCGCCATCTCTTGAGCAGATTTGTCCAATTGCTGAGTGAAAAATATAGGGAGATCTGTCTCTGTTACTTCTCGTAAATCGAGGGACCGATCACGCAATGGCTCCAAGGAAGAGCACCTCCAAAAAACACAAGCTATTCTCTCTTCACCAACACTTTGATAATCAACGACAGTACCGCGAGAACCAAAATGACATTGGCGATGAGCATGAAGCTAGGTAAACCAAGCCTAAACAAGATGTACACACTCCTACTCGTTACAACCTTTGAAAGTGAAAGAGACTAGTTCTCCCCGGTGACAAGCATGATCGCAAAGCCATCATAGCCCTTGCTGCCAACTGTCTGTACAACGGTTCCACTGACACGTTGCTCTTGCGCTACCATATCGGTGAATTGACGTACACCGACAATATTGGGATCCGTGCTTGTTTCATCCACGACTTGACCACTTCGTACAACATTATCCGTGATAATCACAGTACCTTTGCGAGAGAGCTTCAACGCCCATTGGAAATAGTCGGGGTTCCCTTTTTTATCTGCATCTATAAAAATAAAATCAAAAGGACCCTGATTTTCTTTGTGAAGTTGGATGAGAGAATCAAGGGCAAGCCCGACTTTCACCTCCACGATCTGATCCAGTCCTGCGCGGGCAATGTTCGATTGTGCAACTTCTGCATGTTTCGGATCATATTCGAGAGTAATGAGACGACCGTCTGCAGGAAGTGCGCGGGCTAGCCAGATGGTACTGTATCCACCGAGAGTGCCAATTTCCAAAATCGAACGAGCGCCTTGGATTCGTGCTAACAGATGAAGGAATTTACCTTGATTGGGTGCTACATCAATAGCTGGAAGCCCAGCAGCTGCGTTCTCTTGAAGAACTGTGTCTAGAACGGAATCGGCTTCCAGTAATTTATCCGTAAAATAGTGATCAACCGCTGTCCATTGCTCTCTATTCATGATCTCAACTCCTCAAGATTTTACAGGGATATCATAACACGATTAGCAACTTCTGGCTGGCTTTTTTGTAGCATGTAACACATTTCAGCGGAGGGCTTCTATGGTCGATCAAGCTTTATAGGTAATATTTTCACCTATTACCATTATTTTCGCATAGCGTGAACGATGAGTTTTCAAGATAATAGAAAAGTAATCCAAGCTAGCTAGTATAATCCAACCTTGGGGATTCTATTCTACGCGTTCGACTAAATGATGCAGTCAAAGTCGGCGCAATTTTTTTGTTCCATCTATAGGTAAATATACCTATTTTTGTTCGTTGTCAACAGAAACGAAGTCCTATAAGATAATATCATTCACGTATGACATATGCGTACTACCCCGTACGCCCCAACCACTTTTTGTTGGTTGGGATTTTTTTTGTTCTATTTTATATCCAGTTATCTCCTATCGCGTTTCGATGCGATTTTTTATATCCTTGTATATAGGACTCGAAACGTTCTTGGGGTCCGCGGTGACTCAAATTATGCAGAGGAGTCACCGCTTTTTTCTTTACATACTTCCTCCGAACCAGGTCAAGCTAGTAGCAGGTGATTTTGGTCAGGAGGTGTTTTGTGTGCGGGCAACTTTCGTGGTGTTGACACTAGCTTTTGCTTTGACCGTAACGGGGTGTACGAAACAGTCTGGTACAGAGACCAAGCAAAAAACGGAATCGGAGCCGTTGTGCATGCCTGTTCCCGTCAGACATTATCAATGGGAAGAGCGAGCGAGATCGATTACAGCTAGCGTGAAGGGCATAGACAAAATAGTGGTTATGCAAATCGATAAAGAGCTCGATGTGGCTATTCAAGTGACGAATTTTAATCGGTTCAAGCTGGAATCGATTCAAAAAGAAGTCGGAAAGAAATTAAAAGAGGCCTTCCCAGATGCCGATATTCATGTGACAGCTGACAAGCGATTGATAAAAGATTTGCAAAGGCTAAGTGACGAACAGTGGCCAACTGATGTAAAAGCGGCATGCCAGAAGAAGAAATCCTTAAAAGAACTGGAAAAGAAAATGAAGGGATAGCCAGTTTCCCAAACCTCACATACTACATGGGTAGAGTGAGGTTTTTGCTGTCTATTTTGGTAGAACGATCAAAATGAAGTGATTATTCTGTGATTTCATGACAGAGAAGAACTCCCTGACTGGGAGTCTATATAGGCTAGTGGTGATCATGATCGTAATAATGCGCACGCTCTCGATCCCGATGGAGGTCGATGCCGCGTAATTCACCTTTTGCTTTTTCCACAAGAACTTGATAATCTCTTACCACTTCCGTCAAGGTCGTAACGGATTCTTTATAGTCGGGATCATTACAGATTCCATCTATCGCTCGATGGAGGTGATACATCTTATCTTCGGTTTTTCGGATAAATTCTACCCAATCCATTCCGTTCATAAAATACCTCCTTTCCGTCATAGGCTTTACTCCCATACGCGAAAGTATGCAAGGTGAAATTGCGAATAAATGACTTGTATGTAATCTACTAATGAACTTTGGTCTTGTAACAATAATCTGTTCATGATAACATACCTCACATCAATAGCATCAAAGGACGAGACTTGAGGTGTATCAGATGAACGGGTTAGCCAAACTGAATCGATCGCTTGAGAAAATCATGCCCATACTAACGCCGAGTAGTGTTGCCATTGGTGTTATAGCCGGGACACATTTACAACCGTTTGCTTTTTTGACTCCTTGGGTGTTTGCCTTCATGACATTTGCCGGCAGTCTGGGTTCAGGATTTAAAGAATTTGCAAAGGTACTGACTAGACCGCTTCCTTTAATCGTCAACTTGTTGATTCTTCATGCACTTATGCCGCTTGTTGCTTGGTCAATGGCACGGTTATTTTATCCAGATGATATCCATGTCATCACGGGCTTTTTGTTGGCGGCCTTAATTCCCACAGGGATCACGAGCTTTTTGTGGTCATCGATTTATTTCGGGAACATCGCACTGACACTATCCATTATTTTGTTGGATACGATGCTCTCCCCATTGATTGTTCCGTTGGGGATGTCCTTGTTTTTAGGGGCAACAGTCGAGATGGATTTAGCTGAACTGATGAAGGGTTTGTTTTATATGATTGTGTTGCCGTCTCTTGGCGGTATGCTGCTCAATCATTTATCAAAAGGGAACGTCAAAAAAACGCTGGCACCAAAATTAGCGCCATTTTCTAAGATGGGAATGGGGGTTGTCGTCGCGATCAACAGCTCGATGGTCTCGTCTTATTTTCATATGATGGACGCTAAACTGGTGGGAATGGCGGTCCTCGTACTGGTTGTAGCCATTTTGGGTTATTTGATGGGGTGGGGGATAGCGCGGCTATTCGGATGGGAGCGTGATATTATTGTCACGTTAACCTTCAACAGTGGGATGCGAAACATTAGTGCAGGGGCAGTTATGGCGATCACGTACTTCCCTGCGCCTGTTGCACTTCCTGTTGTTCTCGGTATGCTGTTTCAGCAAATACTCGCTTCTACCTTCGGAAAGTTTTTGGAGCTGGTCGAGAAAAGACCGCAGCATCAACCACAGGAACTATCAAGATAAAAGCAAGAGCCGTTTTCCAAAACCAATGGGAAGACGGCTTTTTTCTTTCAGATTCTTACTGAAGAATGCTGTTAATTTGGCGCTCTCCACGCAAAACAATTCCTTTGGTCCATTTGACAATGCGAACGCCCGATTCCGCATCAAGACTTGGCAGAACAAATGGGGAGACTTTTCATACGGTTCAAATGAAGAAATTGAAAAAAAGAGTTGCGAACTTATGTTCGTAATCACTATAATGTAATTACAATTTCCCACACATGGATGAGTATCTGGATATCAAATGTTCGTAATTAGGCGGGTGGAAAAGCGTGGTGAACGGCAATTTTGAAGTAACAAACCAAGAAAGAGAGGCATTTATGTACATGCTGCGAGATTCCGCAAGAGAGAATTATCCCTTGAATGTGAGCTGGTGTGTGTCCTTTGAGGGGGAGCGGGGGAATACGTGTAGCATGTGGGGTGTGGTCAAATGGGTAGACCCAAAGGCGAGACGTGTTCAATTAGCAAACCAAACGGGTAGTCAATGGATCGAGATGGAGAAAATTATCAATGTACATGCATAGGAGTGTGTAAATAAACCTTACGCGAAATTCGACTCGTCGTAAGGCTTCTTTACTTTTTTGCACAAAGCAGGAAGTTTATATGTCATAAAACCTAACGTGAAAATGCAGAAAATTCGAAAGTTTGATTGACGTTTGGTTTTGTTGTGTTAGGATATATTACATAGCATGCATTCTCTCCACTTCCTATTTTGACCCAATTGTTGGGTCCTTTTTTTTGCCTATTTTCCATTCTTCGGATATGGCTTCCCATCCGTTTGAAATAACTTGCTCACCATTCCATAAAGACGACCTGACATGTTAGGAAAAACGAAGGAGTATTCATTCGCTCCTTGATTCAGCAAGACGATCGGAGCTTCCACGATGTAGGGGATTTTCATTAGATCGAGCATCTTCTTATATTCTTCTACCTTGGAATGGTCGACCGTATAATAAAATGATTTGGAAAAATTCATGCGAGCACGCTCCTTTCCCATATTGTAGCATATCCATAGTCTGCCGTATAAATGAACATAATAAATATTATGTAAACAAATTTGTGCCCTCTCTCCATATGAAGAGAGAAGATTCACAAAAACTTCTACCTATGATAGAATAAAAGACCAAAATTTTACCAATAGGAGAAAAATGATGATAATCAGCCAACAACTACTTTCTGTGAACGGGTTATCCTACTCGATTCGCTCTGCAATGGAAACAGATGCACAACAGTTGTCGGAACTGCGACTGCAAATCGATGGAGAGACTGAAAATTTGGACAGAGAAAGAGGAGAGGCTTTCATCGATGTGCAAGGATTCGAACACATCATCCATACGGATGCAGAAAGTCCAAGAAACTTGTTTTTAGTTGCTGTTGTACAGGATCGGATTGTCGGGTTTTCCAGATGTGCAGGTGTTTACTTAAACAGATTTGCGCACAAAGTAGAGTTTGGAGTATGCGTCTTGCAAGAGTTCTGGGGTTATGGTATTGGGAAGAATCTCTTGCAAGAATCGGTTGCTTGGGCAGACGCCAACCACA
This genomic stretch from Brevibacillus sp. DP1.3A harbors:
- a CDS encoding DUF4311 domain-containing protein, coding for MVTLMIVLKSIVIGALVGFGVGAGAARMFHAPNVQGMGAFRTFGELNACAGDPISHFSFGLGFLFNSWASVVGAGALTQDVDHRVIPNWAAAVLLWRNKNVAETLHNPKQMAIAGAAVGVVVVTLLNSTATVIPESMQLVATKVLVPAANWLINPIMPIVFWMAAMDAGKRTGIWGTVLGGLSHLVMGNAVPGIVLGILIGKGLDDSGWNKITKSMFIAVILLFVFSGFFRGFDVALLKSMYVEIPQWLIELHETFGSVVKK
- a CDS encoding DUF4310 family protein, with product MGELQAKGFWYSEWAFPLFVACLSSGIFAGTHLYYVYHVGAFNDIAIVAMLEAGIKGGGYGAAAAFGASFLFARILEGPLVGILDIGGSLQTGIGIGVPALMLGAGFTAPLTSFPLALATGALLGFIIGTVIIMIRKYTINASNSTFGADVMMGAGNAAGRYLGPLIVISAIMASIPVGLGATAGAAIFYYYNKPIAGGAIIGAMILGAIFPIPTQ
- a CDS encoding DgaE family pyridoxal phosphate-dependent ammonia lyase, with the translated sequence MGIYQQLGLKQVINASGKMTALGASAVHSSIAQAMGEAAMDYVEISELMIVAGRHIAEATGAEDGCPTSGAAAGIAISVAAVIAGCHLSLIERLPLSEGLNNKIIIQKGHAVHFGASVQQMIALGGGKVVEVGHANHVEADHLREAIDDQTAALLYVKSHHAIQKGMQSLDTMLQLGREFGIPVIVDAAAEEDLRRYVAMGADLVIYSGGKAIGGPTSGFITGRAELVAACRAQYKGVGRAMKVGKEAIAGLLAALGQYDPEKQNVPEQRRRVEWLAGELNSLPGVKAVIAQDEAGRAIYRVQAHLDERVTGMTARELTRQLEQGNPAIFTRNHYVNTGMIAFDPRPFHEGQEQIIAARMKELLQKQGEGE
- a CDS encoding KDGP aldolase, producing MGTPKIRLNVLARDVENAKQICSIADGRALIGILVKGFASVEAAITAVEQYQQAGVPVSVGLGTGDPTQWKKVAEVAVQTQPDHVNQVFPAAGYTLGGLQAVGNTHTIVNALIAPGGQSGKVQVTTGPMSNKVSELLSCDAAAAMLAEIGVHSVKFYPVDGLERLNEIKAMAEAAVRYGIPVFEPTGGIDAASIRPIVEVCLAAGAKQVIPHIYTSIVDKETGLTRLDQVEELLTAIEGL
- a CDS encoding HPr family phosphocarrier protein translates to MRERQVIVGLAQGLHARPATLFVKVAASFSSEIGLNKDEKKVNAKSIIGVMSLAVSKGQSVVLTADGADAEQALDALERVLVGVE
- a CDS encoding DUF4386 domain-containing protein translates to MLRKSTNTGRGAAVMTGVLLIAGLVTGILSVVPVIDGADYLVKASTNENQVLLGAFFQLFMIVAYVGIPILLYPILSKHHKGFALGSVAFGIIAGVFIILGVITLLLLLTVSHEFAKVGTLHVSYFQTLGGLLREGRDLVNHVATTLAFVLAMFLFTYIFYQKKLVPRWLSVWGLIGSTLSILASLFFMVRFIGLDASYMLLNIPIAFQQLVLAIWLIMKGFNSTEQD
- a CDS encoding YkgJ family cysteine cluster protein; protein product: MEALPCQGCKGLCCGPVPITEKEYKMINKKLKALPIKLREDLKNQPRLFGTCIFYDMQKDQCGIHNVRPEVCRAFGYHKDLVCFRKPELATKETLTFKEKRIGYLSIDFTWKHF
- a CDS encoding GNAT family N-acetyltransferase; this translates as MEPLRDRSLDLREVTETDLPIFFTQQLDKSAQEMAAFTVKDPEDRDGFTAHWTRILNNDSIVKRAIVMNGQIVGNVLCFELFGLPTIGYWIDKSFWGKGIATNALTLFLEEIRTRPVYARVAHDNIASIRVLEKNGFQSFGVDRAFSEARGEDVEELILIKHT
- a CDS encoding O-methyltransferase, translated to MNREQWTAVDHYFTDKLLEADSVLDTVLQENAAAGLPAIDVAPNQGKFLHLLARIQGARSILEIGTLGGYSTIWLARALPADGRLITLEYDPKHAEVAQSNIARAGLDQIVEVKVGLALDSLIQLHKENQGPFDFIFIDADKKGNPDYFQWALKLSRKGTVIITDNVVRSGQVVDETSTDPNIVGVRQFTDMVAQEQRVSGTVVQTVGSKGYDGFAIMLVTGEN
- a CDS encoding YhcN/YlaJ family sporulation lipoprotein, with amino-acid sequence MRATFVVLTLAFALTVTGCTKQSGTETKQKTESEPLCMPVPVRHYQWEERARSITASVKGIDKIVVMQIDKELDVAIQVTNFNRFKLESIQKEVGKKLKEAFPDADIHVTADKRLIKDLQRLSDEQWPTDVKAACQKKKSLKELEKKMKG
- a CDS encoding bile acid:sodium symporter family protein, whose amino-acid sequence is MNGLAKLNRSLEKIMPILTPSSVAIGVIAGTHLQPFAFLTPWVFAFMTFAGSLGSGFKEFAKVLTRPLPLIVNLLILHALMPLVAWSMARLFYPDDIHVITGFLLAALIPTGITSFLWSSIYFGNIALTLSIILLDTMLSPLIVPLGMSLFLGATVEMDLAELMKGLFYMIVLPSLGGMLLNHLSKGNVKKTLAPKLAPFSKMGMGVVVAINSSMVSSYFHMMDAKLVGMAVLVLVVAILGYLMGWGIARLFGWERDIIVTLTFNSGMRNISAGAVMAITYFPAPVALPVVLGMLFQQILASTFGKFLELVEKRPQHQPQELSR
- a CDS encoding YolD-like family protein; translated protein: MNGNFEVTNQEREAFMYMLRDSARENYPLNVSWCVSFEGERGNTCSMWGVVKWVDPKARRVQLANQTGSQWIEMEKIINVHA
- a CDS encoding GNAT family N-acetyltransferase; the encoded protein is MIISQQLLSVNGLSYSIRSAMETDAQQLSELRLQIDGETENLDRERGEAFIDVQGFEHIIHTDAESPRNLFLVAVVQDRIVGFSRCAGVYLNRFAHKVEFGVCVLQEFWGYGIGKNLLQESVAWADANHITKMTLNVMETNEKAIELYKRFGFEIEGVLKNDKVLSDGNYYNTIIMGRFKMTGE